Genomic window (Myxococcales bacterium):
TTTCTTATAACGAAGATTCAGTCCACAAAAAACATCGAGCTGCATTATTCAACTAGTCTTAAGCGAATAAAGGGCAGCGATCATATTACATCAATCGATCTACTTGCGTCCGGCCATGAAAAAGATCTCGAGGTGTCAGGTGTATTTACATACGTTCATGAATATCAGCCTGCCACATCGTTTTTGAACAATGTCGTGGAGTTGGGTGAAAACGGCGCAATAAAGGTCGATGTCAATTTTTCGACCACGGCCGATGGGGTTTTTGCCTGCGGCGACGTGATATGCGGCAGGCCACAGCTTCCTGCTATTTCCTCCGCCCAGGGCATAGTTGCTGGGATTGGCGTTGACAGATTCTTATCCAAAATATGACAATCAAAGCCCTAATTTTTGATTTTGACGGAGTGATAACCGACACAGAACCCATTCATATGAACGCATGGCTCTCCGCGCTCGAGTCCTTCGGCATCTCTTTTAGCGAGAATGACTATAAAAATTTTTACATCGGTCTCAACGACAGGGACTTTCTGTACGAGATTGGTCGTAGAAACTCTGTTAGCTTTGACGATGCCCAAAAAACAGAGCTCATAAAAATAAAAGCAGCCATATGTATGGAGCGCTTGAAGTCGGAGATACCTCTCATCCCTGGAGTAAGAGAGTTTATAGAAGAGAGTTCGAAAAAATATATGCTGGCTATATGCAGTGGTGCACTTCGCAGCGAAATAGGATTCATACTTAAAAAATCCGGCCTCTTTGATTATTTTTGTACCATCATATCGGCTGAGTCGGTGGAGAAGGGAAAGCCAGATCCCGAGGGATATATCAAAACCCTCGAAGATCTTCGGGTGCTCTTTTCATCTGTCATACTTGCGAACGAAGTCGCAGCTATCGAGGATTCTCCGAAAGGCATAGAGGCCGCCCGCAAGGCCGGTCTGAAGTGCATAGGTGTCACCAACTCCTATCCGAGGGCCGAACTGACCTTTGCGAATCTTGTGGTGGACTCTCTCGCCGAACTGGATTCTGTCAGTTTCGATCTTAAGTAATCTCTGAAAAATCAGCAAATTCAGGGCGCCTCTA
Coding sequences:
- a CDS encoding HAD family phosphatase, encoding MTIKALIFDFDGVITDTEPIHMNAWLSALESFGISFSENDYKNFYIGLNDRDFLYEIGRRNSVSFDDAQKTELIKIKAAICMERLKSEIPLIPGVREFIEESSKKYMLAICSGALRSEIGFILKKSGLFDYFCTIISAESVEKGKPDPEGYIKTLEDLRVLFSSVILANEVAAIEDSPKGIEAARKAGLKCIGVTNSYPRAELTFANLVVDSLAELDSVSFDLK